A genomic region of Pseudomonas sp. KU43P contains the following coding sequences:
- a CDS encoding substrate-binding periplasmic protein, whose translation MSRYLFGLLVLLASTVVQAAETIRYCDYPVYPPVSWSDGKQPRGLAPTVVRELFGRLGYQVEMVVLGNWQRCLLDAAAGRVDVVLAYTSEQRAQSMRFSQVPVLREEVAVFANRQRPLKFEKLEDLAQYRGGLLFGESYGPEFDRFVARHQNIEWVSDSGQNFGKLIRGRIDFVIQERRTGQLFVEHLPGARDIVALPPALSVDYLRVAVSRRSPLSTHMGEIDAQLQKMTDAGELERWLHESEVTYRDMVSQP comes from the coding sequence GTGAGCCGGTACCTGTTCGGCCTGCTGGTGTTGCTGGCCAGCACGGTGGTGCAGGCTGCCGAAACCATTCGCTACTGCGATTATCCAGTCTACCCGCCGGTGTCCTGGAGCGATGGCAAGCAGCCGCGCGGGCTGGCGCCGACCGTGGTCCGCGAGCTGTTCGGGCGGTTGGGTTACCAGGTCGAGATGGTGGTGCTGGGCAACTGGCAGCGTTGCCTGCTCGATGCCGCCGCAGGGCGGGTGGATGTGGTGCTGGCTTACACCTCGGAGCAGCGCGCCCAGTCCATGCGCTTTTCCCAGGTGCCGGTATTGCGCGAGGAGGTGGCGGTGTTCGCCAATCGCCAGCGGCCGCTGAAATTCGAGAAGCTCGAAGATCTGGCCCAGTACCGCGGCGGGCTGCTGTTCGGCGAAAGCTACGGCCCCGAGTTCGACCGTTTCGTGGCCCGGCACCAGAACATCGAATGGGTGTCGGACAGCGGGCAGAATTTCGGCAAGCTGATACGTGGGCGCATCGACTTCGTGATCCAGGAGCGACGCACCGGCCAGCTGTTCGTCGAGCACCTGCCCGGCGCCCGCGACATCGTCGCGCTGCCACCGGCACTGAGCGTCGACTACCTGCGGGTGGCGGTGTCGCGCCGTTCGCCGCTGAGCACGCACATGGGCGAGATCGACGCGCAACTGCAGAAGATGACCGACGCCGGTGAGCTGGAGCGCTGGCTGCATGAAAGCGAGGTCACCTACCGCGACATGGTCAGCCAGCCATGA